Proteins encoded by one window of Rhodamnia argentea isolate NSW1041297 chromosome 6, ASM2092103v1, whole genome shotgun sequence:
- the LOC115756417 gene encoding dolichol kinase EVAN — protein MFSRETIFPTFNNTAVDLLILPKFFTFWFFSHGFSEPLQVPRPLDATRVENSKTSMASIAAVSSLMNGERAVVLLFVLRVAFSLPLCLLSHGLALFPLAVAAFYVEIRLENSPSLLQFKTRLGASSGILLGAVTLPTVLISKLIQLSRAVSFHQVSYEDFEYWKMLYWAASVSSFGVLVFLYSALQHSPDRAYPPSSNIQSNSKLMSYCISLYAALCCVSLAIMSNFGLQLVFNLFWVVCHGFAAVKLIKHLLNTFPSCASVGEALLLTAGIVLYSGDMLACTFTKVSERFVSFNLVSPWYSTNRSERSIIIQSVLLALLVFPLVFKLLLRLWEHPSTMTSDARAPTEARRSLLFFGSLACVLIVIAPSWMQFARDFQSHPFLWVFSFVFGEPMKRLSLCVYWVCLIYASVIRFYNISKNSKVERILLRKYYHLMAVSMFSPALIFQPEFLDLAFGAALAVFLVLEIIRVWRIWPLGKLVHQFMNAFTDHRDSDLLIVSHFSLLLGCALPMWLSFGYNDRPLVPFAGILSLGIGDTMASLVGHKYGVLRWSKTGKKTIEGTAAGITSVLVACSALLPLLASKGYVLAQHWFSLLLAVTASGLLEAYTAQLDNAFIPLVFYSLLCL, from the exons ATGTTCTCCCGCGAGACCATCTTTCCCACCTTCAATAACACAGCTGTGGATTTGCTGATCCTGCCCAAATTCTTTACCTTCTGGTTCTTCTCCCATGGATTCTCCGAGCCTCTTCAGGTCCCTCGACCGTTAGACGCCACGCGAGTTGAGAACTCGAAGACATCGATGGCGTCGATCGCCGCGGTCTCGTCGCTGATGAACGGCGAGCGAGCGGTGGTTTTGCTCTTCGTCCTGCGCGTCgccttctctctccccctctgtCTCCTCTCTCACGGACTCGCTCTCTTTCCCCTTGCCGTCGCCGCCTTCTACGTCGAGATTCGCCTCGAGAATTCGCCTTCCCTCCTCCAATTTAAGACCAG GCTCGGTGCCTCATCCGGAATACTCTTGGGTGCAGTTACTCTTCCTACTGTTTTGATCTCAAAGCTGATACAGCTATCTAGAGCAGTATCATTCCACCAAGTCAGCTATGAAG ATTTTGAATATTGGAAAATGCTTTACTGGGCTGCATCAGTCAGCTCCTTTGGTGTGCTTGTTTTCCTTTATTCAGCTCTGCAGCATTCACCTGACAGGGCCTATCCCCCTTCCTCAAATATTCAGTCTAATTCAAAGCTCATGTCATATTGCATCAGCCTTTATGCTGCATTATGTTGTGTCTCCCTTGCCATTATGTCTAACTTCG GTTTGCAACTtgtgttcaatttattttgggtGGTTTGTCATGGATTTGCAGCGGTGAAACTAATTAAGCATCTTCTGAATACTTTTCCATCCTGTGCTTCTGTTG GTGAAGCCCTTTTGTTGACGGCCGGGATAGTTCTCTACTCTGGTGACATGCTAGCGTGTACCTTCACAAAG GTTAGTGAAAGATTTGTTTCATTCAATTTGGTTTCTCCATGGTATTCAACAAACAGAAGTGAGAGGAGCATAATCATCCAG AGcgtgcttcttgctcttcttgtTTTTCCACTTGTTTTTAAATTGCTGCTGCGACTTTGGGAACACCCTTCGACTATGACCTCCGATGCAAGGGCACCGACTGAAGCTAGAAGATCTCTCTTATTCTTTGGATCCCTTGCATGTGTGCTGATTGTTATTGCTCCTTCTTGGATGCAGTTCGCCCGAGATTTTCAGTCACATCCTTTTTTATG ggtcttttcatttgtttttgggGAACCGATGAAAAGACTATCACTGTGTGTCTATTGGGTGTGTTTGATATATGCATCAGTTATCAGGTTCTACAACATCTCTAAGAATAGCAAGGTTGAAAGGATACTTCTCCGGAAATACTACCATCTGATGGCTGTTTCAATGTTTTCCCCTGCTCTTATCTTCCAG CCTGAGTTTCTTGATCTTGCATTTGGGGCAGCTTTGGCAGTTTTCCTGGTCTTAGAAATAATTCGA GTTTGGAGAATATGGCCTTTGGGAAAACTTGTTCATCAGTTCATGAATGCTTTCACTGACCACCGCGACTCTGATCTTCTTATTGTCAG ccatttttcacttttattggGATGCGCTCTACCGATGTGGCTGTCCTTCGGATACAATGATCGCCCACTTGTTCCTTTTGCTGGAATTTTGAGCCTTGGAATTGGAGATACTATG GCGTCGTTGGTTGGTCACAAATATGGGGTTCTCAGGTGGAGCAAAACTGGCA AGAAAACAATTGAGGGTACTGCAGCTGGTATAACTTCTGTCCTGGTTGCTTGTTCTGCTCTCCTTCCACTTTTGGCATCTAAGGGTTATGTTCTGgcacag CACTGGTTCTCTCTTCTCCTGGCTGTAACTGCGAGCGGTTTGTTGGAGGCCTACACGGCACAATTGGACAACGCATTCATCCCATTAGTCTTCTATAGTCTCCTCTGTTTGTAG
- the LOC115756418 gene encoding UDP-glycosyltransferase 86A2-like translates to MADNHRKPHAIIIPYPLQGHVNPSVHLAIKLASRGFAVTFINTQSVHHHTLKALEQERGGGGEGETDRSYDIFANVRRSGLDIRYTTVSDGLPVGFDRSLNHDQFMASLLHVFSAHVEEALGSIVAEPGGRADCLIADTFFVWPSRVAEKFGLSYVSFWTEPALVFTLYYHLDLLRINGHFACQDCREDPIDYIPGVKALRPNDMTSYLQESETSSVCHQIIFNAFRDVKAADFILCNTIRELETSTVSALQDLKPFYSIGPVFPEGFTRSDVATSLWPESDCTRWLDTKARDSVLYVSFGSYAHVSRPDLVEIAHGLSLSKVDFVWVLRADIVSSNDVDPLPDGFKQQLGDRAIIIPWCRQNAVLSHPAIGGFLTHCGWNSILESIWSGVPLLCFPLLTDQFTNRKLVVDDWRIGLNLSDRNKITREEVADKIARLMSKESGSEFKGAVEALKKKLEEALMPDGSSAKDFDQFLVDMKHRIHQKEHLSSGA, encoded by the exons ATGGCAGACAACCATAGAAAACCTCACGCCATCATCATCCCTTACCCTCTCCAAGGCCACGTCAACCCGTCCGTGCACCTGGCCATCAAGCTCGCCTCGAGGGGCTTCGCCGTCACCTTCATCAACACTCAGTCCGTCCACCACCACACCCTCAAAGCCCTCGAGCAGGAACGGGGAGGCGGCGGTGAGGGCGAGACCGACCGCTCCTACGACATCTTCGCCAACGTGCGGAGATCGGGGCTCGACATACGGTACACGACAGTGTCGGACGGCTTGCCGGTGGGGTTCGACCGGTCGCTGAACCACGACCAGTTCATGGCGTCGCTCCTGCACGTGTTCTCAGCGCACGTGGAGGAGGCCCTGGGGAGCATCGTCGCGGAGCCCGGCGGGAGGGCCGACTGCCTGATCGCAGACACGTTCTTCGTGTGGCCGTCGAGAGTGGCGGAGAAGTTCGGGCTGTCGTACGTGTCGTTCTGGACGGAGCCGGCGTTGGTGTTCACGTTGTATTATCACTTGGATCTCCTTCGGATCAATGGCCACTTTGCTTGCCAGG ATTGTCGTGAGGATCCCATAGATTACATACCAGGAGTGAAGGCCCTACGGCCAAATGACATGACGTCGTATCTCCAGGAGAGCGAGACGTCATCCGTCTGTCACCAGATCATCTTCAACGCCTTCCGGGACGTCAAAGCGGCGGATTTCATCCTCTGCAACACCATCCGCGAGCTCGAGACCAGCACCGTGTCGGCCCTGCAGGACCTGAAGCCCTTCTACTCGATCGGGCCCGTGTTCCCGGAGGGCTTCACCAGGAGCGACGTGGCCACGAGCCTGTGGCCCGAGTCGGACTGCACCCGTTGGCTCGACACCAAGGCCAGGGACTCGGTCCTCTACGTGTCGTTCGGGAGCTATGCTCATGTGTCGAGGCCGGACCTAGTGGAGATAGCCCATGGGCTCTCGCTCAGCAAGGTCGACTTCGTGTGGGTGCTCCGGGCCGACATCGTGAGCTCCAACGATGTAGATCCGCTGCCCGATGGATTCAAGCAACAGCTTGGCGACCGGGCAATTATAATACCTTGGTGCCGTCAAAATGCAGTGTTGAGCCACCCAGCAATAGGTGGGTTCTTGACCCATTGCGGGTGGAACTCAATATTGGAAAGCATTTGGTCTGGTGTGCCATTGCTGTGCTTCCCTCTGTTGACTGATCAGTTCACTAATAGGAAGCTAGTGGTTGACGATTGGAGAATCGGATTGAATTTGAGTGATCGGAACAAGATTACTCGAGAGGAGGTCGCTGACAAAATTGCCCGGCTTATGAGCAAAGAATCAGGTAGCGAATTCAAGGGCGCGGTTGAAGCACTAAAGAAGAAGCTGGAGGAAGCATTGATGCCCGATGGTTCATCGGCCAAAGATTTCGATCAGTTTCTTGTGGACATGAAGCATAGGATTCACCAAAAGGAGCATCTTTCCAGTGGTGCTTAA
- the LOC115756416 gene encoding ABC transporter G family member 3: MEEIQSQSDNYRSSSSSASSPASRVPSSNFFYLRKPGSLRQPISFEDSPEWEDTDVDVRVEDGGDSIHVATTPASPSLSKLNSGSLPSPPLPEGAVVTRKLAGASVVWRDLTVTIKGKRKYSDKVVKSSNGYALPGTMTVIMGPGKSGKSTLLRAIAGRLPDSARTYGEVFVNGAKSHMPYGSYGFVERETTLIGSLTVREFLYYSALLQLPGFFCQKRSVVEDAIHAMSLGDYANKLIGGHCYMKGLPSGERRRVSIARELVMRPHILFLDEPLYHLDSVSALLMMVTLKKLASTGCTLIFTIYQSSTEVFGLFDRICLLSNGNTLFFGETLACLQHFSNAGFPCPIMQSPSDHFLRAINTDFDRIIAMCKNWQDDHGDLSSVNMDTAVAIRTLEATYKSSADAAAVETMILKLTEKEGPTLKSRGKASCGTRIAVLTWRSLLIMSREWKYYWLRLILCMLLTLCVGTVFSGLGHSLSSVGTRVAAIFSFISFASLLSIAGVLAHIKEIKIYASEKSNQHSGALVFLLGQLLSSIPFLFLISISSSLVFYFLVGLRDDFSLLMYFVLNFFMCLLVNEGLMLVVASVWQDIFWSILTLVSIHVVMMLSAGYFRIRDALPRPLWTYPISYIAFHTYSIQGLLENEYLGTSFAVGQVRTISGYEALQNTYDISRDSNSKWENLLILFVMAAVYRLLSFFLLQFRIGTGASVRKIFQCKQDTSNTR; this comes from the exons ATGGAAGAAATTCAATCCCAGTCGGATAATTATAGGTCTTCATCGTCTTCCGCAAGCAGCCCTGCAAGTAGGGTGCCTTCAAGCAACTTCTTTTATCTGCGAAAACCCGGTTCTCTTCGACAGCCCATTTCGTTTGAGGATTCCCCAGAGTGGGAGGACACAGACGTCGATGTTAGAGTGGAGGATGGCGGAGACTCCATCCATGTTGCGACCACTCCTGCTTCTCCATCTCTTTCAAAGCTTAATAGTGGGTCCTTGCCATCCCCTCCTTTACCAGAGGGTGCAGTGGTTACTAGAAAGCTTGCAGGGGCATCTGTTGTTTGGAGGGACTTAACTGTCACAATCAAAGGTAAAAGGAAGTATTCTGACAAGGTTGTGAAAAGTTCTAATGGCTATGCATTGCCTGGAACAATGACAGTGATCATGGGCCCTGGCAAATCGGGGAAATCCACTTTGTTAAGGGCAATTGCAG GAAGATTGCCTGATTCAGCCAGAACGTACGGCGAAGTGTTTGTGAACGGGGCCAAATCTCATATGCCTTATGGGTCATAT GGCTTTGTTGAGAGGGAAACCACTCTAATTGGATCCCTGACTGTTCGAGAGTTCTTGTACTACTCAGCATTACTTCAACTACCAGGTTTCTTCTGTCAGAAAAGGAGTGTTGTGGAGGATGCAATACATGCTATGTCTTTGGGTGACTATGCCAACAAGCTGATTGGTGGTCATTGTTATATGAAGGGCTTACCTAGTGGTGAAAGAAGACGTGTTAGCATTGCCAGGGAACTTGTGATGAGGCCTCATATTTTGTTCTTAGACGAGCCTCTTTATCATCTAGACAG CGTGTCTGCACTTCTCATGATGGTTACGTTGAAGAAACTTGCAAGCACCGGGTGTACCCTTATATTTACTATCTATCAGAGCAGCACTGAAGTATTCGGCCTCTTTGACCGGATATGCCTGCTTTCAAATGGAAATACTCTATTTTTTGGAGAAACATTGGCCTGCTTACAG CACTTCTCCAATGCTGGATTTCCATGCCCGATAATGCAAAGTCCTTCCGATCACTTCCTACGTGCAATAAACACAGACTTTGACAGGATAATTGCAATGTGCAAAAACTGGCAG GATGATCATGGCGATCTCTCTTCAGTGAATATGGATACTGCTGTGGCAATACGCACCCTTGAAGCAACTTATAAATCATCAGCCGATGCAGCTGCAGTTGAGACAATGATATTAAAACTCACTGAGAAG GAAGGTCCAACTCTAAAAAGCAGGGGAAAAGCTAGCTGTGGTACCCGAATTGCAGTCCTCACATGGAGATCATTACTTATTATGTCAAGGGAGTGGAAATATTATTGGCTCCGCTTGATTCTTTGCATGCTTCTCACACTCTGTGTTGGCACAGTTTTTTCTGGCTTAGGACATTCGTTGTCTTCTGTGGGG ACTAGGGTTGCAGCAATATTTTCGTTCATATCATTTGCTTCCCTCCTTAGCATTGCTGGAGTACTGGCACATATTAAAGAAATCAAG ATATATGCCAGTGAAAAATCGAATCAACATTCTGGAGCACTGGTGTTCTTGCTTGGGCAACTTCTTTCCAGCATTCCTTTCCTGTTTCTGATCTCCATCTCGTCAAGCCTCGTCTTCTATTTCCTTGTTGGTCTGCGAGATGATTTCAGCTTATTGATGTACTTTGtgttgaatttcttcatgtgCCTCCTTGTAAATGAGGGGCTAATGCTGGTAGTAGCTTCTGTTTGGCAAGATATTTTCTGGAGCATCTTGACATTAGTGTCCATACAC GTTGTAATGATGCTTTCTGCTGGCTACTTCAGAATCCGAGATGCTTTGCCTAGACCACTATGGACATATCCAATATCCTACATTGCCTTCCATACCTACTCTATACAG GGTCTCCTGGAAAACGAGTACCTAGGGACTTCTTTTGCCGTGGGGCAGGTGAGGACAATTTCAGGTTACGAGGCTCTCCAGAACACGTATGACATTTCTCGCGACAGTaattccaagtgggagaatcTTCTAATCCTGTTTGTCATGGCAGCCGTTTATCGACTTTTATCGTTTTTTCTGTTACAATTTCGCATAGGAACAGGCGCATCTGTGCGCAAAATTTTCCAATGTAAACAGGACACGAGCAACACGAGATGA